aagagtatataattatataaggttttccaaatgtgttggggtagttaataaatatccacttttaggtttttctaaatgtgttgaggtaggcttagcctaccctgcctgccctgaggagccgcctctggtctttactgctgctaaacttttaaaattaaaaccctacagagtatagtatagaaagcggaagcttacggatagacgattcctgcaagcgacaccgcaggcatgccgctttcctggccccacccgtaggcaaACGCTCTGTATATGTAATGTaaaacaatgcaatacaatacagtataactCCAATAATAAAATTCTGGCGATAATAAGAAACCAGGCATTATTGAAGGTTATATTAAGTTGTGACTAACAATATTATAACTGTCTGCAATTCTAATGAAATGAGAcgtaaatattatgattataagagcgagaaaatacggtaagtgtaaattgtaaaataaaaataatgattattcatcttattttcatataaattaagtaaaacatTCCAAAATCATCATATGATTTCATACACGAACTCTTTTTTATAgtatttttgcaatattttatacACATTGATTAGTGCAttaaaacatatttcttcaagttGTGTTACATAAAATTACTATTGCCTTACCTTGATACGATCCTTCAGCTTATCACTGAGAAGagcaataaaaaattcaaaaactttattcGCATAGTGAGGGACATTGAAGAAGTGAGTTGCTTTATGACGCATCGGTGTGGAATTCTGTGGAcaaaatcattatttcattactattagttctacttggaggatttggtaaagaactgttttcagaacatgggaggagtgatagtaggaggaagaagaataaagtgcataagtttttctgatatggcgttgttagcagaagaggaaattgatactaaaggatatgctactggagctaaatgacagctgtgaacagtatgggatgaagataaatgcaaataagacaaagagtatagtcataggaagaaaaaaaatacatgagataaactttcaaattctaaatgaggcagtagaacaagtggacagcttcaaatacttgggatgtactataagcagtaacatgagctgctgccaggaagtcaaaaggaggatagcaatggccaaggaagcttttaatagaaaaaggagcatcttctgcggccctctggaaaaagaactaaggacgagactagtggagtgctttgtatggagtgtggcattttatggggcagaaacatggacattacgacgaagtgaagagaaacgaatagaagcatttgaaatgtgaatatggagaagaatggaacgtgtgaagtggacagatagaataagaaatgaagctgtgttggaaagagtgggtgaagaaagcatgatgctgaaactgatcagaaagaggaaaaggaattggttgggtcactggctgagaagaaactgcctactgaaggatgcactggaaggaatggtgaatgggagaagagttctgggcagaagaagatatcagatcacagatgacattaagatatatggatcatatgaggaaacaaagaggaagacagaaaataggaaagacgggagaaagctgggtttgtagtgaaagacctgctcttgggcagaacactaaataaaaaaaaaattagagaactttaaatatttaaaataaaagcgATTAAATCTTTGAAGAGGAAAATAACAAGGTtaaatattctttattgtcgcgttgttttaatataaattaatataaaatcaatactttcaaaaTCCTTCTATATATGTACAAAAATAAAGAATTGTAGGTAggctacatattaaaatatttggtgaaacgagcgttgagcggattctgccgattttggaatagacaccgacgtacttgaactgccaacatagaaaacaaaaaatcacactcaatcgctttcaccttcatcttgacgggaaaataaaagcctaaactaacctaacctaacctaagtgcgtcagtgtctattccaaaatcggcggaatccgctcaacgctcgtttaaccaaatattttacaaatgtaatcttcatcttatgatGTACTCTATAACaaagtcgccagtatgaaaggataattccaagcctttggcgtgaaatgaactcgatagctcagtggtagagcgcctgaccggagaacaggaagtcgcaggttcgattcccgctcgaggttgtgaaatttttctttcataccatggcatgattgtgactataatagtatttaaattcaaaaatattttactttatcaCGTAGTTGTTCCCTAATGTCGGAACAGCGTCACACAAGATGGAAGCTGTTGATTACCTGTATGCACCGCAGGATCTTGCGGATGTCACTCAGTGACCACAGACTAATGTGGCCCATAGTCAGTCCGGACTCATCATTGCAGTATGAGTAGCCTCGTATCTGATTTTCTTCGTCGTCCATGAGGCACTCCACAACCACACTGTGGGCTCGCGCCATGTGCGCAGATGTGTACTTGTAGGGGTCGAATCGTGCTGTGAAAACAGTCACATTACTATTTTAGACGACGGAATCTTTCAAATTCTTTCTAATATTTATTGAACGTACTTAGTTATTACATGACACTTCTTTCCTTTCGCTTTGAAAAGCGTCTACATGCACTTAGACTTAAGATTAATTTAAGGTTCTCTTTATTATGTTTTACTAATTAATGTTtcacaaagaatataaaattaatctttCGTGGGTTTCTGGTGTCTCAGGCAATAAAGGTGCTAAGGCTGCAGCTCTCCCGTATTTCAGCTCATTTTATTGCCAGCTataatttcctgtatttttcTGGGTTTCTCTCAAATTCTTTGCAATATGGTTAAGTAAAATAACACTGGTACCTTAATTACTAGATATTACAATACCGGTATCTTCTTTTTATACCTATTTCAAGTTTTATGGGAGGTGTGTAAAGAGCGAAGAACAGAAAACATTCTATAAATGCATCAAGCTGttgatattttttaggtttctttctctgaattgtattattattctgtaatatattaggaaattctcataaattgttaatcaaatcaatatttgtgatcagtgtgttacaattttcatctagatattagcctaattttgataatcttgactctcaattgtaaactctaaggagtatttgtgatcattttgttttatgtttagtgttgtaatagaataattttcatttttgcactataatttcacacgtgtaatttgacaatgtcattagcttttgctataacgacagctaataaatactatactatactatactatactactatactactactatacttcACATCTGAGGTAGGCCAAAAAAAGTCAAGAATATCCtattcaataataaaaatataaataaataaattgctcaTATTATGCAAGAAACTCATTTCAATACgatttcatccagttttttgtAAACTCATATGGGAATACGTAACACGAAACTTTCATTTTCTGAACTGCACATGAAAGAAGTGTTTTGAAATTAACACACTGCAATAGGGTTCAAGCATTGcaatttattttgcaaaaattctCATGAATTAATCGTGTGTAATATATCTTTGCTATTTAAAAAGAATCAGTATATGTGATTGAagaactattaaatggaaccagTCATTTAGAAGTATTAGGCCCACTTGCCAAGCAACTAACAACACTCTGAAATTGAACTATAAGAGAACATTTATGTATAACTCTTTGCCAATACAAAAGTAGTCTTCACAATTGATCATAAAAAGCGGGCAATTCTTCATTATAAGAGCGACTCATGTATTCTTGCCTAGCTTTTAAATTTGTTTGTAGAGAGAGCGAAACTCTGTATATTTTGAGACTAGCACAGAAAAGTTTAATGTTtaaagaaatagaataataaaattttcgTAAATGTTACGATTAGCCTAATTtacttaaaatacaataattcatatatatatatatatatatggatatcTGTATGTTTTTCTAAACAAGTTTCCAATTGGAGCTTTAATTCTGCAATAAAGCACAAGACTTTGAAACTCGtcaaggtaaatcctaaagatTAACACAGTAAGGAAGTTATAAATGTAATCAGTGAGGAATGTGACTTTGAATTTAATATCtctattcaagaaaaaaaaaacattaattatttttgttttcagacttttcctACCTGCGCAAGTCAAGATGACCTGTCTGCCAAAATCATCTCGCTGTGGGAGAGGTACGATGTAGCCCTGTTCAAGGAGCTCGGAGATAGCAGGATCATCCACATCAAGTCCTCGGAACCAGTGAGGGTACAGCTGTCGGATTACCAGATAACGCTCCAACATCTCCTGGGCCAGAGGAATGCTGAATTTCTTAGTGCGGAGAAAGCGAAGAAGGAACGGAGAATctgaggaatttacatcaagtgCCGTCAGCAATGCAACAACATACAGTACTTCATCAATGTAGCCTGATTCAACATGCTGTGTGCGAGTGAGTGAGTTGAGTGagtggagtgagtgagtgagtgagcgagttgagtgagtgagttgagtgagtgagttagttgAGTGAGTGAGTTGAATGAGTGGAGTGAGTTGAGTGAGAGagttgagtgaatgagtgagtggagtgagtgagttgagtgagtgagagagttgAGTGAGGTGAGTGAGTTGAGTGAATGagttgagtgagtgagagaggtGAGTGAGTTAAGTGAGTGAGAGAGTTGAGTgaggtgagtgagtgagagagttgagtgaatgagtgagtgagtggagtgagtgagttgagtgagtgagagagttgAGTGAGGTGAGTGAGTGAGGTGAGTTGAGTGAGTGAGTTGAATGAGTGGAGTgagttgagtgagtgagtgagtgagtgagagagttgagtgaatgagtgagtgagttgagCGAGTGAGAGAGTTGAGTGAGGTGAGTgagttgagtgagtgagtgagttgagtGAGGTGAGTGagttgagtgaatgagtgagtgagcgagtgagtgtaAATTGAGACGTGAGCTATCAATTTACTGATTAGTCAAACATTTTACATCAATACTTACATAAAGTTGaaaaactaaaatgaaatatGGAAAGCTGTACCTATTTCAAGTTCCTTACCTGATATTTGCGACCGAATGTTTAAAAAGTCTCAGAAAGGCCAGTGTtgatatcttaaaatataaatatgatacAGACTAGTATCTTGTGGCAGAGAATTATGGTAAATTCTTCTTCTAATTGAATTTTAGTACAGTATTTATTTCATACTGATTATTCTGTTTTAAACTTAGGCTATTTGTCAAGTGTATCGATTTTACTACCACACCTTAAAAAAGtgtagggttttttttttttcaattaattttaaattacaattcCCCTGGTAGCGAacagtgtctgtctgtctgcgaAATGATTTCCTCCTAAATTGTTAGGCGAATATTTTCATatatacatcttaattacacaacttataacactacatcacttcggaatatgtattatatgtctttctcttgttaaattttactgtacctggttaacatgtttcggcctgttattggccttcttcagaactggttcaCTTTCTGGAGGGCCCTCGTCATTGCGCTCAGTGAAcataatttgtataagcacttgttttgacattattaacatggtggaagaaaaaaataacatttttatctgtgtgcagacacatgaatttaatactttttttttaattagaagaaTCCGATGGTAgaatcagttctgaagaaggccaataacaggccgaaacatgttaagcagatacggtaaaatttaacacgagaaagacatataatacatattccgatcattttcatattgaaaatttATCAATCAGCGTTTTCAGAAAAGCACATGAGATCTCATAATAAAGTATTGCTCGTAAAACAAAAGTGTCTAATTTAATTGAAATCCTCACACAAAAATTGTACCAAATGTCGATTTCTCCGAATTGAGCTACAAtgattttcttcttctgttttttttttttttttttttttttgtaaaactacCGCATAAAAACCATATGAACAGTATGATAAAATGCTTCTTTCAGAACAGTAATTCtcaaataatagtatattatgaatcaagttcataattttatacttaatggtacgagtcaatgtttaggaaacTTGTTTCTCTCATTTCTTAATTCTGACGAGTGCAATAGCTGTATAACATTATAGacgtgtttcatacgttattttgtatgacagcattatacaacaattaggtctaataaagaaataacatcagatttgtaatgatggataGTTTGACGTCATGGTCTACGAAGAAAAAAGTTggtatgacaacaatgatgtactaaataatattatagatggcaaatcgtttcatatgttaactttatggcacaagttatgccgtcataatagaagcCATGACGTTTTAGTGTTGACATGGTACCTGATGTGTTACAGCACtggaacaataataacaataatgtggcatattatgcacgattttcattAATGATAAAGACtgttaaatacaaattttataatgctcgagtacaaatatatatttacgatCAGAAGATACCTTTATCTATCAGATATCTATACACGCCTGCACGTCTGGGACTCTTTGACTGTAGCTCttcagatttatttaataatttctatacaattgtttattactatttaaacatTGTTATCTGAATGAATAACAATAATGGACTGTATAAGTTTCCATAGTATTGCCATTTATTTTGGCGGCCGAGTAGCTcatttggtagagcagctggaaggtccggggttcgatcccgattgatgacgggattttctcgttgccagactTCCAGAATGGCCCCAAGGTCCTCCGacagccaccagcatagctctgGTGATAGGCGCCTTTACCTATTGATCCGGAGCTGTACTCGagcctgggttcgatacccactTGGGCTGgttgcctggttgagttttttccgaggttttacccaactgtAAGATGAATATCATGTAATCCcttagcgaatcctcggcctcatcgccAAATATCGCAAATAGCATttccctatcaccaattccatcaatgctaTAGAGCGTTTGGAGTTCAGTAAATATCATTGGGTGTATAGacgtcttcttagcggacatcccccCCCCCTCTTTGTAATgcgtgtgtatctaatgcctacccacttcacttgcgtgattcgggttcctctTATTGCGGagagatggcaggactgtgacccattttcaagttgcacaccacttcagtgGGCCACTCCGTGCATGACATGAATCTAcggagagttatgtcatgtactagagtgagtgtaatATAGCTGAAATaagatatttacatattttttaacgtATATAAAGTAACAGAAGCCAATCTATTCAATTTATTCCGTTATTGGAAGTAAAAATATGTCTATTTACTGCttgttcaattcaaagtgtgtcatggcttgctgtatgccgtcatgtggctagtcgatgagcctagagaattcagtcttcctacacttccgcagaggcgtattacctatgtgccagagaagttgcctatcaagtacggggttcattctgaagagtacttaccgatacgtacggtaacgcctgcagtggcaggaatgtgaaagtttggaaacacgtactgaggtgagtttttttcttactgtcgggatatggggagagggttaaaagGATTACTTACGTAgcctatttgttgacattaactttgacggtcaacatggacacggaacattttatttgtattgtggaaagttgccgtacgcaaccgatgataacaaataccctgcgtacgatttgcccgcgcaaaacacagttcgaaagaggttatggtagcacacagaccgtacacaccgccatctgttgctacgacgttcaagttataccgtacacgttctcaagttcaaattgaacgccttgattaataggcaacttctctgacataaaatctgaaactcgcttcaaatcgctgattcacaacagtaacgtcatgacacactttgaaatgaacaccctgtataagcaatATAGGCCTAAAGCATTTATGTTTGAAGCAATCCTTAGTTACAGCATTTAGATTTACTCACGTTATTTTGTATACGTTAGAAAAcatgtaaataacttattttagtcaTATTACAAGGAAGGTATATATCCAATGGTATTATCTAAACTCCGAGCGCTCCATATATAACCttgagttgatacagcgttgttaaacaaTTGAATTGGAAAGAATAAAAAAGATTGATGCCAACTGTACTCAAGTCATAATACTGCATCACGACGCATTGAAATGATACGTAATGAATACTGAATTGAAGAGTGATGGTAGGATGAGGAgaaaaaaacgggagaaccccgagaaaagctTTTTCCACCATAAATACGGCGCCATTGCCGGTATTCGAACCCGAGTCCGCAGTAATCGTAAACCAGCGCCCCTCCAACTGAGCTACCGAGGCGGTTTAGCTGACCTTTGTTCGGAAGTGAAATAGAGCTGAGAGGCttgatgcaaatcaagctttcaggtataactccctgtaaagttgatttggataattttgagagaaaaattATCTAAAAATGATGTTCGTCGGTCACAAGTGAAGGTGCTACGGGAAGAAAAGTACACTTTTTGAGCGAATAAATCGCCACAGAGAGGAACTGCGTATACCTGTGCGACATCGTTTGATGTCTGGATGTTTCTCGATCCACTCCCTCATCTGCTGCAGCGCGTGCACGCGAGTGGCGTCGTCCTCCCGCAGCTCCGTCTGTGCCAGGAGACGCAGTTCTTCGCTCAGACGACATTCTGAGCCATCGTCTTCTGGTTTGGGCGAAAACAAAGGGGAATCTTCTCCCTCCTCCCCCACGCCCATTGCAGCACCTGAAATATCAGAAGAGAAAACAGCGTTATCGCTTGCATAGTGTggataaatattacaaaatgtctTCTCTTTGATTAACGTTGCGCAACACTTTTTTCTTTGGCAGAGGTGAAAGCTCACTTTGTAGAAGATGCAACAAGGTCAATAATCATCGACGTTGACAGTCTTTTTTTCTCGCTGTACGAGAAAGTTCTGTGATGCTGCAGAGCACTGATACAGAAAGACACTTTTCCATAAAATGTTTCCGGCATATCGTCTGTGTAAAATCTTTGCACTGACCTACTGGATGGATTTTATGCATATAgttataagcaaagctcggaacttggggacttgtgtgtcgtgtgcatgagtaaggttacaggcacaacgtacacaaagctcaccctgcaagtgctcagggacagtcgtgtgtactaagaaagtggtcacatcgaatgacaggaagacggacgaggaaactgtgtcgtgtcgaagccaatgacattcagataattaattagaggtaaacggtctgtttgaaaataagaaaatacgtattattcgaatgggtattgtatacgtttgaaaatatatttcttaaaatttaggtacagaatttcgtgaaggaattctgaggagatacattattttcttcgaatggagagtttatattttgtaacttgtgtcaaacacaaactagagattggaaacggacattcattgaaatacatcgcagtcccttaaatcggtggaaaatttgtccatagccatggatcaagtcgtagtggaaccttccctagtagtgacagaaattgaaaactattttcgagacaaatttaggatacttatctttctcagatacgagatcagctagcaactactgaaaatcgaacaggaaacagtgacagtgaaaacattcaatactttatttcggtctaagactttataatacaattacaaaccatttttcaaatttgaaattctttaaaattgaagcttttaaaaaataaatttgtaaaattatccacgatataatataatatcaacaaatgtattttttttttaccttttatttctgtcgactatactcatgtttttattgaatatcactggtttctgtcggattgtcagtttatattaaatgtgtatttttctctcttttcctctttcttctttattcttgctcttgtgttgtatttattggtttgaattaagttactcactgtatttagtaaagtgtccttgtaaattttgtgttatattattgactaagaccacaccgtacacgagcctggctcttacggtagtggctagaaacatttttgttttataaatgtaatttgtattcagtaggtagttagttaaaataaataaaataaaaaaattaattttgctcccgtcacttcatgtgtcgtggaaataagtttctttcgtttcaaatcatgtttaactaacagacgaagaaggtatgggttcgaaaaatattcgaatgtatgtagtcatacactgtaataaaatatacagagcagaactgtaaatttgatatattttgcatgtttattcatatatatgctataaaattacttgtttcaacctaccataatattatcattatgttgttccagccaggaaccacttttatagcagaccttacagtacctccgtgctggaagcgggagtttgttgacattgaagtccggtcgcttagccacgtgtaaagacacaagtccccaagttccgagttTTGATAATAAGTTATATaggtatagttattaatcaagtggggttgggtctttttaatatacttaatggcggtgtggtgtagatatttatatgcgtggttctcttcagtattggctcgagagagcgcaaaaaattagaccaaaaggtattacttactgataaaataagaggcctacaagattttttttctagcctccctatcatttcagcaagatctcttagcaggataaaatgattttaccctctacatttcaagctatacatgcagcagctataccaagatgctatgtctattgttcgaaagcatagcaaacctgacttttttaactttcacctacaatccacaatgacctgaaatagctattgctttactcccacatgaaaaacccactgatcgtcctgacattgttacttgcgttttcgcgttcaaactaaaaaactgaaggtggataggttcaagaaaaagtatttggcataaaaaaacattcagaggaactattttcattattatggaagcaaataactttcagaatgtctggtattcttcattgaaaataaatctgaaaaatgtttatttgaacgtttaatgaacttgtttgcagcatttgctgcacaagccactagttttatttatttcaaaatatatattaccaaccGCGGATCCCCTGATAAG
The sequence above is a segment of the Periplaneta americana isolate PAMFEO1 chromosome 3, P.americana_PAMFEO1_priV1, whole genome shotgun sequence genome. Coding sequences within it:
- the LOC138695760 gene encoding clavesin-1; the encoded protein is MGVGEEGEDSPLFSPKPEDDGSECRLSEELRLLAQTELREDDATRVHALQQMREWIEKHPDIKRCRTDSPFLLRFLRTKKFSIPLAQEMLERYLVIRQLYPHWFRGLDVDDPAISELLEQGYIVPLPQRDDFGRQVILTCAARFDPYKYTSAHMARAHSVVVECLMDDEENQIRGYSYCNDESGLTMGHISLWSLSDIRKILRCIQNSTPMRHKATHFFNVPHYANKVFEFFIALLSDKLKDRIKLHASIDDLKDAVNQKILPKEYGGEIPLSDMIAQFQKRLQERREIIKTLDKMEIEVNPKAKYVADMEDELAGIAGSFRQLQVD